The Haloarchaeobius amylolyticus genome window below encodes:
- a CDS encoding NAD(P)/FAD-dependent oxidoreductase, with protein sequence MTVGIVGGGIAGLAAAYRLQQAGYEAQIFEASEDIGGLAAVYETAGQPIEKFYHHLSKSEETIVELAEELGVGDRLEWPYKSDAYYVDGVVHPMDKAWEIAAYPHLSFYDKFRLGMLTMEVDLRGGIPSFDTYDRLEDFEHVPIRDFVVEHTTRNVYESFFEPLLDAKFGSRKEDVSAAWLLGRIKFRGERDLLKGEQLGYFDGSFAVLIDALVEAVGRENVTTGARVSEVDTAGGQVSSLTVETDAGTESHDVDAVVVAAMPNVLEDLTGYTCDIDFQGTVCSVWSMDESITDTYWLNIKDEAPFGVLIEHTNFIPEERYGGEHLYYTASYIQDPSEDLWQMSDEEVEQHWQDGIQDLFPHFDPEMVNWVQTARNPRTAPVYERGYLDMVVPYDLADEVAEGVYYAGMASRAQYPERSLNGGIVAGYACADRIAGNAAAIRERERASEEQASLAE encoded by the coding sequence ATGACTGTCGGCATCGTCGGCGGCGGCATCGCCGGACTCGCGGCGGCCTACCGGCTCCAGCAGGCGGGCTACGAGGCCCAGATATTCGAAGCGAGCGAGGACATCGGCGGACTCGCGGCCGTCTACGAGACGGCGGGCCAGCCCATCGAGAAGTTCTACCATCACCTCTCGAAGTCCGAGGAGACCATCGTCGAACTCGCCGAGGAGCTCGGCGTCGGCGACCGGCTGGAGTGGCCCTACAAGTCCGACGCCTACTACGTCGACGGCGTCGTCCACCCCATGGACAAGGCCTGGGAGATCGCGGCGTACCCCCACCTCTCGTTCTACGACAAGTTCCGCCTCGGCATGCTCACGATGGAGGTCGACCTGCGCGGCGGCATCCCCTCCTTCGACACCTACGACCGGCTGGAGGACTTCGAGCACGTCCCCATCAGGGACTTCGTCGTCGAGCACACCACCCGGAACGTCTACGAGAGCTTCTTCGAGCCGCTGCTCGACGCGAAGTTCGGCAGCCGCAAGGAGGACGTCTCGGCGGCGTGGCTGCTCGGACGCATCAAGTTCCGCGGCGAGCGCGACCTGCTCAAGGGCGAGCAACTGGGCTACTTCGACGGCTCCTTCGCCGTACTCATCGACGCGCTGGTCGAGGCGGTCGGCCGGGAGAACGTCACCACGGGCGCCCGCGTGAGCGAGGTCGACACGGCCGGCGGACAGGTGTCCTCGCTGACCGTCGAGACCGACGCCGGCACCGAGAGCCACGACGTGGACGCGGTCGTGGTGGCGGCGATGCCGAACGTCCTCGAGGACCTGACGGGGTACACCTGCGACATCGACTTCCAGGGCACGGTCTGTTCGGTCTGGAGCATGGACGAGTCCATCACGGACACGTACTGGCTCAACATCAAGGACGAGGCCCCCTTCGGCGTGCTCATCGAGCACACGAACTTCATCCCGGAGGAACGCTACGGCGGTGAGCACCTCTACTACACCGCGAGCTACATCCAGGACCCGAGCGAGGACCTCTGGCAGATGAGCGACGAAGAAGTCGAACAGCACTGGCAGGACGGCATCCAGGACCTGTTCCCGCACTTCGACCCCGAGATGGTGAACTGGGTCCAGACCGCCCGCAACCCGCGGACCGCCCCGGTGTACGAGCGCGGCTACCTCGACATGGTCGTCCCCTACGACCTCGCCGACGAGGTCGCCGAGGGCGTCTACTACGCCGGGATGGCCTCGCGCGCCCAGTACCCGGAGCGCAGCCTGAACGGCGGTATCGTCGCTGGCTACGCGTGTGCCGACCGCATCGCGGGCAACGCGGCGGCTATCAGGGAGCGGGAACGCGCGAGCGAGGAACAGGCGTCGCTCGCGGAGTAG
- a CDS encoding DUF6149 family protein, translating to MKIRQNVKHFAFKTALTAPVISDVANEKLVDMHTSIFLKKADEAHREDRRDHLDDFFDATMDTYVAALDYMPEAEAREITHIQANFDFFNHGWTEMMEFPSDELDQHYDRYESFFQAYGITIDDPLGDFHPEDGIADAPSTPEKLDDPEHPYAEGGFADDVYVETADGDLVVGGQEKPEDVDIADAPGMADAVEDEE from the coding sequence ATGAAGATACGCCAGAACGTCAAGCACTTCGCGTTCAAGACCGCACTCACGGCCCCGGTCATCAGCGACGTGGCCAACGAGAAGCTCGTCGACATGCACACGAGCATCTTCCTGAAGAAGGCCGACGAGGCGCACCGCGAGGACCGCCGCGACCACCTCGACGACTTCTTCGACGCGACGATGGACACCTACGTCGCCGCGCTGGACTACATGCCCGAGGCCGAGGCCCGGGAGATCACCCACATCCAGGCGAACTTCGACTTCTTCAACCACGGCTGGACCGAGATGATGGAGTTCCCCAGCGACGAACTCGACCAGCACTACGACCGCTACGAGTCGTTCTTCCAGGCCTACGGCATCACCATCGACGACCCGCTGGGCGACTTCCACCCCGAAGACGGCATCGCCGACGCCCCCTCGACGCCCGAGAAACTCGACGACCCGGAGCACCCCTACGCCGAGGGTGGCTTCGCGGACGACGTGTACGTCGAGACCGCAGACGGCGACCTGGTCGTCGGCGGCCAGGAGAAGCCCGAGGACGTGGACATCGCGGATGCACCCGGGATGGCGGACGCGGTCGAGGACGAGGAGTGA
- the pdxS gene encoding pyridoxal 5'-phosphate synthase lyase subunit PdxS, whose protein sequence is MSEETDLEDLKRGTELVKRGFARMQKGGVIMDVVNAEQAKIAEECGAVAVMALEAVPADIRKRGGVARMADPADVKEIIDAVSIPVMGKSRIGHRKEAEILEAIGVDMIDESEVLTPADDAYHIDKREFTAPFVCGARNLGEALRRIDEGAAMIRTKGEAGTGDVNQAVHHQRTIKGAIRQLEGMNWEEREKWAREHEAPADLVHETAEMGRLPVVNFAAGGIATPADAALMMHHECDGIFVGSGIFGAEDPEAMGTAVVQAVNNWDDPEELAEISSNIGKGMKGDANVDLPEEEKMQGRGV, encoded by the coding sequence ATGTCTGAGGAGACAGACCTCGAAGACCTCAAGCGTGGGACCGAGCTCGTCAAGCGCGGGTTCGCGCGAATGCAGAAGGGCGGCGTCATCATGGACGTGGTGAACGCCGAGCAGGCGAAGATCGCAGAGGAGTGCGGCGCGGTCGCCGTGATGGCCCTGGAGGCCGTCCCGGCGGACATCCGCAAGCGCGGCGGCGTGGCCCGCATGGCCGACCCCGCCGACGTCAAGGAGATCATCGACGCGGTCTCCATCCCCGTCATGGGTAAGTCCCGCATCGGCCACCGGAAGGAGGCCGAGATCCTCGAGGCCATCGGTGTCGACATGATCGACGAGTCCGAGGTCCTCACCCCGGCCGACGACGCCTACCACATCGACAAGCGCGAGTTCACCGCGCCGTTCGTCTGTGGCGCACGCAACCTCGGCGAGGCCCTGCGCCGCATCGACGAGGGTGCCGCCATGATCCGCACCAAGGGCGAGGCCGGTACCGGCGACGTGAACCAGGCCGTCCACCACCAGCGCACCATCAAGGGCGCCATCCGCCAGCTCGAGGGCATGAACTGGGAGGAGCGCGAGAAGTGGGCCCGCGAGCACGAGGCGCCCGCCGACCTCGTCCACGAGACCGCCGAGATGGGCCGTCTCCCGGTCGTCAACTTCGCGGCCGGCGGCATCGCGACGCCCGCCGACGCCGCGCTCATGATGCACCACGAGTGCGACGGCATCTTCGTCGGCTCCGGTATCTTCGGCGCCGAGGACCCCGAGGCAATGGGCACCGCCGTCGTCCAGGCCGTCAACAACTGGGACGACCCCGAGGAACTCGCCGAGATCTCCTCCAACATCGGCAAGGGCATGAAGGGCGACGCCAACGTCGACCTGCCCGAGGAGGAGAAGATGCAGGGCCGCGGCGTCTAG
- a CDS encoding CGCGG family putative rSAM-modified RiPP protein, translated as MSLAPDSDAAPVTDHIHYTSWSANLEAPQHAEDRELVVAQAVEAVTFTASGTFVNLVTHANHGHPSGYLFEELDAVFGDDIITGYVDQCGCGGHVTRVVVK; from the coding sequence ATGAGTCTCGCCCCTGATTCCGATGCGGCACCGGTCACCGACCACATCCACTACACCTCCTGGTCCGCGAACCTCGAGGCCCCCCAGCACGCCGAGGACCGCGAACTCGTCGTGGCACAGGCCGTCGAGGCGGTCACGTTCACCGCCTCGGGGACGTTCGTCAACCTCGTCACCCACGCGAACCACGGCCACCCCTCGGGCTACCTGTTCGAGGAGCTCGACGCCGTCTTCGGGGACGACATCATCACCGGGTACGTCGACCAGTGCGGCTGCGGTGGCCACGTCACCCGGGTCGTGGTGAAGTAG
- a CDS encoding DUF1405 domain-containing protein, with translation MRGFDDELPDRDSLPWYVAPVPKVVEDLGLRLVWLVVGINVLGTAFGFYYYGLDPTAPGFVAELSQFALEPVAAWPVVPDSPVATLFIALAFGAWALGRQNDYLTALAFFGCLKLGAWTPFVLLAFKGDFSYLHWAMYNFLFWSHLAMVLEGFVLHRLSDFPVRAVAVALLWYGFNDIVDYFVPIVGTPHHTLIPAEEITSSGVVHTPGPHRVAAAGAVVLTLLATFLSLSTRVKKLELRLDRE, from the coding sequence ATGCGTGGGTTCGACGACGAACTGCCCGACCGTGACTCGCTCCCCTGGTACGTCGCCCCGGTCCCGAAGGTGGTCGAGGACCTCGGACTCCGGCTCGTCTGGCTGGTCGTCGGTATCAACGTCCTCGGGACGGCCTTCGGCTTCTACTACTACGGGCTCGACCCCACCGCGCCGGGCTTCGTCGCGGAACTGAGCCAGTTCGCGCTCGAACCCGTCGCGGCGTGGCCGGTCGTCCCCGACAGCCCCGTCGCCACGCTGTTCATCGCGCTGGCGTTCGGCGCGTGGGCGCTCGGGCGACAGAACGACTACCTGACGGCCCTCGCCTTCTTCGGCTGCCTGAAACTCGGCGCGTGGACGCCGTTCGTCCTGCTGGCGTTCAAGGGCGACTTCTCGTACCTCCACTGGGCGATGTACAACTTCCTGTTCTGGAGCCACCTCGCGATGGTGCTGGAGGGGTTCGTCCTCCACCGCCTCTCCGACTTCCCGGTGCGGGCGGTCGCGGTCGCCCTGCTCTGGTACGGCTTCAACGACATCGTGGACTACTTCGTGCCCATCGTCGGCACCCCACACCACACGCTGATTCCGGCCGAGGAGATCACGAGTTCCGGCGTCGTCCACACCCCCGGGCCGCACCGGGTCGCGGCCGCCGGCGCGGTCGTCCTGACGCTGCTCGCGACGTTCCTCTCGCTGTCGACGCGGGTGAAGAAGCTAGAACTGCGGCTCGACCGCGAGTAA
- a CDS encoding homoserine kinase — translation MLTVRAPATSANLGSGFDVFGLALDAPADVVRVERADRTSIEVTGAGSQYIPEDPAQNTAGVVAEELDAPARILIDKGVRPASGLGSSAASAAAAAVALNELYDRGYSREELVHIAAEGEAVVSGAAHADNVAPSILGGFTIARDDGVTQVDASLPLVACLPDLVVSTRDARRVVPEQVTMEELVETVGSAATLTAGMHREDPDLVGRGLAETVVTPARAGLIEGYEAAKEAALEAGATGVTVSGAGPGVLAICRSEGDRRQVASALLDAFDDAGVDARAYQTRIGGGARVFR, via the coding sequence ATGCTTACCGTCCGCGCACCGGCGACGAGCGCGAACCTCGGCAGCGGGTTCGACGTGTTCGGCCTGGCCCTCGACGCACCCGCCGACGTGGTTCGCGTGGAGCGGGCCGACAGGACCTCCATCGAGGTGACCGGTGCCGGCAGCCAGTACATCCCCGAGGACCCGGCCCAGAACACGGCCGGCGTCGTCGCCGAGGAACTCGACGCCCCGGCGCGCATCCTCATCGACAAGGGCGTCAGGCCCGCGTCCGGCCTCGGGTCGTCCGCCGCCAGCGCCGCCGCCGCCGCCGTCGCGCTCAACGAGCTGTACGACCGTGGCTACTCCCGCGAGGAGCTCGTCCACATCGCGGCCGAGGGCGAGGCGGTGGTGTCGGGCGCGGCCCACGCCGACAACGTCGCCCCCTCCATCCTCGGCGGCTTCACCATCGCGCGGGACGACGGCGTGACGCAGGTCGACGCGTCGCTCCCGCTGGTCGCCTGCCTGCCGGACCTCGTCGTCTCGACCCGGGACGCCCGCCGCGTCGTCCCGGAACAGGTCACGATGGAGGAACTGGTCGAGACCGTCGGGAGCGCCGCCACCCTCACGGCCGGGATGCACCGCGAGGACCCCGACCTGGTCGGGCGCGGCCTGGCCGAGACGGTCGTCACCCCCGCCCGAGCCGGGCTCATCGAGGGGTACGAAGCCGCAAAGGAGGCCGCACTCGAGGCTGGTGCGACCGGCGTCACGGTCAGCGGCGCGGGGCCCGGCGTGCTGGCCATCTGCCGGTCCGAGGGCGACCGCCGGCAGGTCGCGAGTGCGCTGCTCGACGCGTTCGACGACGCCGGCGTGGACGCCCGTGCCTACCAGACCCGGATCGGCGGCGGTGCGCGCGTCTTCAGGTAG